Within Nostoc sp. KVJ3, the genomic segment AACCAAGAGCCTCTTCGTTGAGATAGAATCGCAAGATTTTGCGCCGATGAACGGCGCTAAAACTTCTCAAGCTAATGATTCAATTCAACCAGAACAGAATCCCGCCCCAGAAGAAATTTGTTACTGCTCGAACAGTCTCGCAATCTCCACTCTTAAAAATGGGCGTTGTTGCCCTAATTTTGCCTTCTCTTCGTGGCGCTCATTGGGGCAATGCTAGGCAACTCAATGAATGTGCTGAAGTTTTCCAAGGGCATTGTGCACCAAAAGAAAAAGAGCAAACGCCCCTAGCAGAGCCGGAAAATGAGACGGGCAAGGATAAAACAGCGCTTGCTCTGACTAGCCAAAATTACGAGTTAAAGCAGATTCGCGATCGCTTGCCAAGCCCAACGCCCCCCTAGCCCAACCCAACCGCATCGCAATCCCCCGTTATCCCTCCGATGCAACCAGTGCAGCGCGGACAACGTTCTTACCCAGTCGCCAGGCAGCCGACAGCGCCCTTCACTTTATCGAGAGCTAGAGTATCGCAGCCCCAGCCCAAAATTGCCCAGCCAGTTAGACAATCCTTTGGCGTTCCCGCAATCGATGCCAACAGCTGCAAGCTATGCCGTTCATGTTGATCCCGCACAGCAATGGCTTCTCGCTGCAAACGCTGGCAGTTTCAGGTTCAGTCGATGAATCAGAAAGCGAGAAACCCATCAAGACTAATGGAATTGAAGGAGGTACGGGAGGAGCTACACAAGTCGCCCAGAACACTAGCATTAATTACAACGCTCTTCGCGTACTCGTTGGCAGCACCGCAGAGGGCAGACTAGAAACGCCGATCGCCTGGGGCACTGGTGACGCGGGCAACCAGAATTACTTGGTGAAACTAACAAAACCCTTAAAAGCCTCAGATGGTAGCGACGTGCTGCCCGTAGGTGCTTATCTAGTTGTTCAACTAGCACAGTCCAATGGTTCGGGTTTCGCCAAACTACGCGGCGTTTCAGTATTGGTCAATATAAACGGCGATACGCAAGAGAAACCGCTACCACCAAACTGTTTTGATTATGGCTAAAAACGGCAGTTTCTTAAAAAGCAGAGTCCCGTAAAGGTAGCAACCTGGGTAACAATTTCATTTCTGCGATTGTCGCGGAGTTGCCAAGGCAGCAGAAATACAAAATCGCCCACAAGTCAAACCAGTACTAACTCAAACGGATTTTCCACGCTTTCAACCACCAAACGACGACAAAAACCTACCTGCTGCTTTTGGTGAAGGCGCTTTTAATAGCATTCTTGAAAATATCAAAAGCTCAAACGTCGCGCGTTCTCAGCAGTTAAGTGGCAAAGAAGAAGTGTTCGTGATCGATGCTGGCAAGTCAGTTCAAATATTCGTTAATCAAACAATATCGCTTTAGTCAATTCGCAATTCGCAATTAACACCCCACGGATGAATACGCTTCCTCTGAATATTGATACTACGTGTTTTATCTTTCCTGTTAAGAGTTAAGAGTTCCCTGTAAAAATGTTAAATAAACTCGCTATTGTTACAACCCTCTTAATAGTTACTGCCTCAAGTGCGGCAGCAATGCCCGTGCGGACGGTTTACGAGAACGATGCAAACTCCAACGCTATCGAATTAAAGGTGTGGAAGGGTTACGGATTAACTATTAATTTGATGTCTACAGGGGAAACTATCAAGCAAGTTTGGATCGGCGATCCCAGTCGCTTCGCCTTTACTTCAAATGGTGCTTTATGCCAGTCATCAGGCAACGATTCTGACTGCACAGGAGGCAAAGCGACTGTAATTTTCCTTCGCCAGATTGACCCGATCAAGTTTCCTGTTACCTCTAGCAGCAATGGAAGCACTCAAATTACATTACTTACCAATGAAAATCTTTATCAATTTAAGATAGTTCCCGCTAGTGGCAACCCAGCTTACACGAGCTTAGTGATTAAATCTGACTCAGCTCGTCCATTGCCAATTAGCCGTCCGCGAACGCCACTTCCCCTAACAGTTGAAAAAACCGCAATCAGTGCCGCCAGTAGTCCAGCAGCCTTCGCCGCCACGACCACAAAACAATAACAGTACAAAAGTCTCAGCCTGTTGCCTTAATGCGCCCCAATCCTGGGACTACACTAAATGGTGCGATTCAGAGAAACGATGCTAATGCTCTCGCTTTTGGGCTGGCAGAAGCTGGGCGCAAAGGTCAGGTTCGACCCGGATCTACCATCTGGAACAGGTGCAAGATGCTATCAAGCTATTGCGGCGTGGCAAGACAAGAGATGAGGCAGTTTCGCTTTCTCAGGTCGATAAAACCACTTTTGATCAATTACTTGAATGGGGCGATTGTGAGTGATTTCTTAAGATATATTCGTGAAGACCTAACCACTTTTTGTATTCGCGTAGGTTTGAAAGTGAAAGAAAAATGTCCCGATTACTCCAATAAAAATGATGAAATCTAAACTCTTTCTACTGACTGCAATAGCTTCTTTCGTTCCGCTTTCCGCCTCAGTCGCACAGACACCGACAATCAATTATTCGTATGGCTTGTACAAAACTGCTGCTCCCGATTGGTCAAAATTACATGGGAAACGCTCCCGCCGATTCAGCAACCAGGATTTTTAAAGATACCTAAAAACCTGATTCGATTTTTGGCTACGACCCCTCGCGCTCTGGACAGCAGGGCAAAAAGTAGACTTGTTGTGATGTTGGGCGTGCAGATGATGCTTTTAAGATGTCTGCCTTGAGCTTAAAGGCCATTGGGACGGTGGCTTTGCCACTAGAGCCACAACCACCAAACCCACCCTCAAAGACTTTGGATTAATGCAATGGCAAACGCCCAAAACCTTGGTCAAGGCGATGCCTGAATTAAGCAATTTGAGCCTATCAGAAGTTCCCCATTAGCCGAACTATTCTCCAAGAATGGCGGCGGCGCACTATTTCTCAGGCTATCAGTTCAAATCCTCAAGCCGCAGATTTGACGCTAGATAAGATTGATCTAAGTAAGTATTCTCTTAATTCATTCCTGGATTGACCAAAACTCGCTAGGAAAGTTGAATCATGGCGCAAGCTTATGTGAATCAAATTCCTAAACTAAGTCAAGTGCCCTTTGATAAATGCCTCAGCCTATTAGCTCTGGGATAGACGTTGTGGGTATCGCGTCGGTTGTACTTGGGACGGCTGAAAAAGGCGATGCAAAGGCAGGTAACAATTACTTTGTATCTGGCAGTGTTGTCAGAGGCGATCGCACTTTAACAGTCGCTTGTCCTCCCGGCAAGGAATGCTCATACCTAGAAATGGGTGATTTTGCTGGTTCTGAAGGTAGCTTGTATGGCAAGCGCTGGGCTTCTGGCTCATCCCAACAAGTCAAGGGTGGTTATGGAATTCTAGCCGCCGTGAATGGGGGCAAGGAACCCACGGGGCGGTTGGTTTATGGTAGTGGATTCAAGGTAGCGCTGACTGGAGTTAATGAATCCCTTGGAACCGCAGACTTTGGCTTGTTCTTTAGGATCTGTGCGCGACCGCATTTCAGCAGAAAACTTGCACCCCTTACTTCATTGGGCCAGTTCCCTGGTTGCCCGTGAGTGAGAATGATTTGGTTATCGTGGGGACGGGACGATGACAGGGACTCCTAAGACTATTGTTAAGCCAAATCAATTTATTCCCGCAGGACTTGAATCAGCGCTGTTTTCTCCCGCAGGTTTAGGGGTACTCGTTTGTGGTGCGGTGATCGTAATCGCCAAAATCATCGATAGTAGGGGGGGGAAAGCCAAGCTAGCGACCGCGCGGTGGGGCGGGATAAGAGAAAAACAGCGGCTCGTCAATTGGCGTGTAAACAAATTCAGCAACGCTTGCATAACCGAGTATCGCTGTATGTGGGAACTCCCAAGAATATAACGAGCGAGGTTATTAATGGTGTCCGTAGAACTTGCATCCCTGAAGATTCAACAACCCTTTATTTTCCAGAGGCACAGCGAGGCATCCTAGTTTGTGGTGGCCCAGGGAGTGGAAAGTCATTTTCAATGATTAATCCCCTGATTCGCTCTGTAATTGATCAGGGCTTACCTCTGGCTTTATATGATTTCAAATACGCCTCCCAGGAATCAGCTGATTCTCCATCTAAAGGGCAAGCTCCAATACTTGCAGGGTATGCGATAGAACGCGGTTATCAGGTTACTGTGCTTGCCCCAGGCTTTGCAGAATCAGCAGTTGCCAACCCTATAGACTTTCTTCGCAGTAATGAAGACTCAGAAATGGCACGGCAGCTTGCGATTACACTCAATCGCAATTTCCAACTCGGTGATAAAGATTCTGGAAATAGCTTCTTTACCAACGCTGGCGATCAGTTAGTCCAAGCCGTCTTTATGCTGGCAAAGGGCACAGAGTATCCAGATATCATGATGTGCCAAGCGATACTAGGATTGCCAAAGTTAGTTAAGCGCATTGAGCAAGCAGAAAATCTAAACTTCATGGTTAGAGAGGCTTTCGCACAGTTTGTATCTGTTGCAGGGTCGCCAGAAACAGCAGCTAGTATTGTGGGTACAGCTAGCGGATTGTTCAGCCGCTTCATGGTTCCCTCGGCATTAGCAGCATTCTGTGGAAAAACTAATATTCCACTGGATTTGAAGGGACGGCAGATGGTGATTTTCGGGATGAACAAAGAGAAGCGTGATGTAATTGCCCCTTTGCTTGTCTCGATTCTGCATCTATTAGTTAGCCGGAATGTGGCTAACAAACGTACTTGTCCAATGGTTTTGGGGATTGATGAATTACCGACATTATATTTACCAGCACTGGTTGATTGGCTGAATCAGAACGCGAGGATGGACTAATTTCTATCTTAGGTTTACAAAATCTCTCAATGCTGATTGAATCTTATGGTGAAAACACAACTAATGCCATCTTTGGTGGTTGTGCTACCAAAGCATTCTTTAATCCCCAAGATGATGTCGCCGCCGAACGATTTAGTAAGTTTTTAGGTGAAGAAGAAATTAAATACAAGCAACGTTCTCGCTCATCAGGAGGCAAGGGTGGTGCAAGTATTTCTAATTCTGACCAAAACAGTACTCGCAAGTTATTTGATGTCAATCAATTTAACACCTTACCATCGGGAAAAGCAGTAATTATTAGTCCCGGATTTCGTTCTCGTGGTCAAATAAGTTTGCCAATATTGCAATCAATTAAGATTCCTCAGCATGAAATCCAATCGGAAGCTGACAGTGTGAAAGCTTGGTACGAGTTTCAAAAGTTCTTATCTAAAGAGTCTACTCTCTTAACTCCAGCAGATGAAGAAATGAAAATTCGCCGAGCCTCAGCGATAAAATTGTTACCTTTGATAGAAAATCAAGAGCAATTATCAGAATATGCAAGTCTGATTTAAGCAAATATTATCTGGAATCAAATTAAAGCTAAAAATCTGAAGGAGAAAATTCATGTCGCCAAGTAAGTTTTATCCGTTCTCTGATTATGACAGAAAACAAATTGCTAAACTCCCTCCTGATATAGCAGCCCTAGCAGATAAATATCCAAGCGAGATTTTAAACACTGCTGATAGTTGGGATAACTTGCCTTTTGATGCTAACTATTTTCCTGAGTGCCTTGAAGTCTATAGCGGCGATGCAGATGATGCCAACATTTTTGTATTAAATGGTGTTTTGAAAGATTATGTCCCGGCTGATGTTGAAAAAAATACATCATCGATAACAGTGATGATTGACGGAGAATTTGCTTACATTGAAGTTGAAGGGAGACAGGTTCTTAATAAACTCGGTGGCATAGTTTTGCCAGAAGTAGCGATTAATCCCGATGTGTTAATTCAGTCAATTCTCAAAGGTGAAAAGAATGATTGATGATGGTGAAGCTAAAGAGATTAAGCGAGATTATCTAGAAATTTTAGAATCTCTCCTCAAACTCATCCATGCGAAGGCTAAAGAAAAAGGATTAGATCCCAGCAATGATGTTCATATTTACTCTAGCTCTAGCAAAGTTTATCAAGGAACATTGGGAGAATCCCCTCTAAAAACTTATTAACACCAACGATAGTAGAGAACTTAAAAAAAGCTCTGTCTGACCCGAAAAATTCTCAAGGTGCAATTTCTATTAAAATTGGTAATGAAAAAGTATTCCATATTAAAAATGGAGAAGTACTGACTGACAAATTAGGTTTAGCTCCCCATCACAGCCAAATAAAGTTGTCAGTAATGAGCGAATCTACAGTGTAGAAGCTTTAGGAAAACAAGTGCAAGTATTGCAGAAAAAACTAAGCGAACAACAAAAACTTGTAGATAGTATCAAATCAGAACAGCTTTCACCCGAATCTTTATCACAACTAGCTGCTCAAGTTGCCGAAATGGGTAAATCTTTGGAGAAACAACAGCAGTTGATTGAAAACACCCAAAAAGTGTTGTCCCAGGTGAATGAACGTTCTTTACCACAAGTTCAAAATACGGTTCTTCAAAACTGGGTGGGTACGGTTGAGAACAAGGTAAAACAAACTGCCAAGAATGTTTTTGAGTGGGTTAAAGATGCGCTAACACCTGAAGTAACCAAGCTCAGAAAGGAAATTGCTTCGCTCAAATCTCAAGTTAATCAACAGGTTACTAGCCTCAAGGATGAAGTCAAATATCAGACTGACAGTGTAAGAAATGAACTCAATCAACAAGTCAATAATTTAACAGCCGAGTTACGTACACAGGTAGACGGTGTTAAAAACACTGTTGATCAAAGCCTTATGGGTGTCAAGTCAGCTATTGACAATACTCGAACTGAACTACGGGCTGCTGTTGAGGATGTTAAAGGTCAAGCAATTGAACAGAGTGTCAAAGCAATGCTGAATATCTTGGGCAAAGATAACCCTGATGGTTCTAAGAGTTTTAAAAGTACAAATTTTGATTTTGAACGTCTTGGCGATAATGTAATTGTTCGTGCCAAAAACGGCGAGACTGTTCTCACTGATGGAGTTTTATCGCCTAACGTTTCAGAGCAACAGTTACAGGCACTTGATAAGGTTCAATCTGTTGTTGATATGCATCATCAAATTCAGCAGGATTCTCAACAAGAATCACAATTTAGAAATATGCACAGGTAAGCCATGATCAAAGGGGAGCAATGCCCGCATTTCTCACAAGCTGCTTTGCGTATAAGTAATAAGTAATGAGTAATAAGTAATAAGTTAAGAATTTTATTCATTACTTCTTTAAGCAATAAGCAATAAGTAATAAGTAATGAGTAATAAGTTAAGAATTTTACTCCTTACTCATTACTCCTTGCTCACTACTCATTACTCCTCCATTCGAGGTGTGGTGAGAAATCCGGGAATGGTGTTCCATGATCAAAGGGGAGCGTAAAAATGATACTAATCCTAATCATTGGTTTGTTGTTTGCACTGGGTGGAATGATTTTTCTAGCTTGGCTGTTTGTTTTATTTCCACCTTCAATACCAAAGTCAAAGTATCGCTCCCAAGGTTTTAAGCAATCGCCATTACCACCTAAGAGTACAAAATCGTCTGACATTTCATCTCAAAATTTTGTACGACAAAGCCCAGCATCAACGCAAAAGACTCTCTTAGCTAAAAACTTTAACAAGCCTGTACGACAAAGCTCAGTACCAACGCAAAAGACTCTCTTAGCTAAAAATTTTAAAAAGCAATTACTACCAAGCCCAGCGCGAACAGCAAGGGTTAGATTACCTAAAAATCTTAAGAAACACTTGAACAATATTGAGTACGCTAGTCAAGTATTACTTGAGCTTCGTAGCATAACTCAATTAGCCAAATTGCCAGTAGTAATCGCTACGCTACGCAGGATATCGCCTTATGTTTTTGAAGAATTGGTACTCACTTGTTGCTTTGAACAGGGCTGGCAAATCCAACGCAACTTTCGGTACACCGGTGACGGCGGGATAGATGGTCGCGTGTTGATTTTGGGAAAGCTTTATGTAATCCAGGTTAAGCGTTACGCTGATTACATTAGCCCAGAACACATCAAAGATTTCCTGTGCTGTATTGAAGGAGAAGGAGCTAATGGTGGATTCTTCGTGCATACTGGCATAACTGGACAGTTATCAAAACAATTGATTCGTCGCTCCGACAAAATAATCTTAGTGAGCGGTCAGAAACTAGTAAATTTTGTCTTAGGTAAGCAGTTAAAAATAGTGGGAATAACAATACCAGTTAAAACAGTGAACAGTTATCAGTAAACAACTAACCTATGAATGAATGAATGAATGAATGGAAATATCTGATACCTGATAATTGATAACTGATAAGTTAGCGTCGAAACTGTAGATGCTCCCCGTTATCATCTGATTGTTGAGGGTTTATTTTCAATCTCTTCAGAATCGATGGTTTGTCATCTCTAATCAGTTGCCTAACGATGTTCATTTTCTCCTCAAAAGTCAATACTTTTGCATCAGTTGTAACACTCGTAAATAACTCGCTGACCTTTGCTCCTGTTACCTTTTCACCTTTGACATATTTTCCTACTTCCATAACTACTTCTGCCAATCTTTTAATATCTAAACCCTGAATCATCTGTTTGAGATGCAACTTTAATTCTGCTAGTAATGTTTTAGCTAAGGTTGATTCAGTAGCTGATTGCTCAACAGAGTTAGAGGTGGATAAAATAGCTCTCTTCTCTGCATGAGATTGCAACTCAGCCGTAACCGCTTCATCAAAGTCATTGAATGTAGTCTTAGATGCAACAAGTTGTTGATGAGATTGAGAAAGTTGTTCTGTCAATCCTAATACTGCTTGGTTTAAAGCAGACTCGACAGATGATTGCTCAATATAATCAGAGATTGACAGAATGGCTTTCTTCTCTGCATGAGATTGTAACTCTTGAGTCAAGGCTGTTTCAAAGTCATTGAATGTAGTCTTAGATGCAAGAAGTTGTTGACGAGATTGAGAAAGTTGCTCTGTCAATCCTAATACTGCTTGGTTTAAAGCAGACTCGATAGCTGATTGCTCAACATAATCAGAGATTGACAGAATGGCTTTGTTTTGTGCATGAGATTGCAACTCAGCCGTCAATGCTGTTTCAAACTCATTGAATGTACTTTTAGCAGCAACAAGTTGTTGATGAGATTGAGAAAGTTGTTCTGTCAATCCTAATACTGCTTGGTTTAAAGCAGACTCAATAGCTGATTGCTCAACATAATCAGAGATTGACAGAATGGCTTTGTTTTGTGCATGAGATTGCAACTCAGCCGTAACCGCTTCATCAAAGTCATTAAATACAGTTTGAGCTTCAACTAACTGCTGATGAGATCGAGAAAGTTGCTCTGTTAAGCTTAATATTGTTTGGGTTAAAGCAGACTCGACAGCTGATTGCTCAATATAATCAGAGATTGACAGAATGGCTTTCTTCTCTGTATGAGATTGTAACTCTTGAGTCAAGGCTGTTTCAAAATCACTGAATGTACTTTTAGCAGTAACAAGTTGTTGATGAGATTGAGAAAGTTGCTCTGTCAATCCTAATACTGCTTGGTTTAAAGCAGACTCGATAGCTGATTGCTCAATATAATCAGAGATTGATAAAATAGCTCCTTTTTCTGCATGAGATTTTAACTCTTGAGTCAAGGCTGTTTCAAAGTCATTGAATGTACTTTTAGCAGCAACAAGTTGTTGATGAGATTGAGAAAGTTGTTTTGTTAACCCTAATACTGCTTGGTTTAAAGCAGACTCGATAGCTGATTGCTCAATATAATCAGAGATTGATAAAATAGCTCCTTTTTCTGCATGAGATTTTAACTCTTGAGTCAAGGCTGTTTCAAAGTCATTGAATGTACTTTTAGATGCAAGAAGTTGTTGATGAGATTGAGAAAGTTGCTCTGTCAATCCTAATACTGATTGGTTTAAAGCAGACTCGATAGCTGATTGCTCAACATAATCAGAGATTGATAAAATAGCTCCTTTTTCTGCATGAGGTTTTAACTCTTGAGTCAAGGCTGTTTCAAAGTCATTGAATGTAGTCTTAGATGCAAGAAGTTGTTGATGAGATTGAGAAAGTTGCTCTGTCAATCCTAATACTGATTGGGTTAAAGCAGACTCGATAGCTGATTGCTCAATATAATCAGAGATTGATAAAATAGCCCTCTTTTCTGCATGGGATTGCAACTCAGCTGTCAATACTTCCTCAAAGTCATTAAATGCAGTTTGATATTCAACTAACTGCTGATGAGATCGAGAAAGTTGCTCTGTTAATCCTAATACTGTTTGGGCTAAAGTAGATTCAATACTTGATTGCTCAATATAATCAAAAATTGACAAAATAGCTCTCTTTTCTGCATGGGATTGCAACTCAGCCGTCAATGCTGTTTCAAACTCATTGAATGTACTTTTAGCATTAACAACTTGTTGATGAGATTGAGAAAGTTGTTCTGTCAATCCTAATACTGCTTGGGTTAAAGCAGACTCGATAGCTGATTGCTCAACATAATCAGAGATTGACAGAATAGCTTTATTTTCTGCATAAGATTGCAACTCAGCCGTCAATGCTGTTTCAAACTCATTGAATGTACTTTTAGCAATGACAAGTTGTTGATGAGATTGAGAAAGTTGTTCTGTTAGCCCTAATATTGTTTGGGTTAAAGCAGACTCGACAGCTGATTGCTCAATATAATCAGAGATTGTATTTAAGAGTTGTCTGGTGGCTGGTTGTGAAGAATGGACATAATTTGCTTCTCTATTAAAAATTGTTGAATCTTGTCCGTTAATTTGTCTTGAGAGTTTCTCTGTTCGTTGACCTCGAAGCCCATCATCTGTAGAGCTTTGGTTAATTCCTGCAATATCGTCTCCATGCTCGAAGACTTTTTCGAGTTCAGCATCTCGGTTAATTGCTGCAAGAAGTTCGACTGATTCGCGCTCATTTCGATTAGGTTCTCGGCTTGGCTCGTTTCTAAGAACTCGATTTTCTGGGTCAATTGCTGGCTGTTGGTTTGTAACTGCTCGATTTTCTGGGTCAATTGCTCTATCTTCTCGGTTAGGAACTGTATCTGAGTTAGGTTGTTGTCGTTGGTTAAAGTCATGGGTTTGTACCTGTGGTTTATTTTGTAAAAGATAGGGAACAGGCAATGGGGAACAGGCAACAGTTTTTTCTATTTCCTCTTCCCTGTGTGTTGGTAAGAGATCCAATTTGTCATTCCCTGTTGCCCGTTCCCTGTTGCCTGTTCCCTCAAGTTGTATAGAACGTTGTTCTGGTATCGGCTTACGCAAAGGTGGAAAAGCCGCAGTCTTTGAATGCTGATTCTGCTGTTGCCAGTCCCGAAAGGTTGGAGCAAGATGACTCAATTTCTCGTAAGCGAGTGGCCCACTTGCGACTATGAAATC encodes:
- a CDS encoding restriction endonuclease, translated to MILILIIGLLFALGGMIFLAWLFVLFPPSIPKSKYRSQGFKQSPLPPKSTKSSDISSQNFVRQSPASTQKTLLAKNFNKPVRQSSVPTQKTLLAKNFKKQLLPSPARTARVRLPKNLKKHLNNIEYASQVLLELRSITQLAKLPVVIATLRRISPYVFEELVLTCCFEQGWQIQRNFRYTGDGGIDGRVLILGKLYVIQVKRYADYISPEHIKDFLCCIEGEGANGGFFVHTGITGQLSKQLIRRSDKIILVSGQKLVNFVLGKQLKIVGITIPVKTVNSYQ
- a CDS encoding TraM recognition domain-containing protein, with amino-acid sequence MAESEREDGLISILGLQNLSMLIESYGENTTNAIFGGCATKAFFNPQDDVAAERFSKFLGEEEIKYKQRSRSSGGKGGASISNSDQNSTRKLFDVNQFNTLPSGKAVIISPGFRSRGQISLPILQSIKIPQHEIQSEADSVKAWYEFQKFLSKESTLLTPADEEMKIRRASAIKLLPLIENQEQLSEYASLI
- a CDS encoding DUF3854 domain-containing protein, with the protein product MPCALAEGAKKAASLLSQGHAAIGLPGISSGYRTPKDEFGKKIGKSYLHEELAVFATPGRVFKFCFDYETKPETKLHIERDISVTGRLLQEAGARVKVVSLPGPSKGVDDFIVASGPLAYEKLSHLAPTFRDWQQQNQHSKTAAFPPLRKPIPEQRSIQLEGTGNRERATGNDKLDLLPTHREEEIEKTVACSPLPVPYLLQNKPQVQTHDFNQRQQPNSDTVPNREDRAIDPENRAVTNQQPAIDPENRVLRNEPSREPNRNERESVELLAAINRDAELEKVFEHGDDIAGINQSSTDDGLRGQRTEKLSRQINGQDSTIFNREANYVHSSQPATRQLLNTISDYIEQSAVESALTQTILGLTEQLSQSHQQLVIAKSTFNEFETALTAELQSYAENKAILSISDYVEQSAIESALTQAVLGLTEQLSQSHQQVVNAKSTFNEFETALTAELQSHAEKRAILSIFDYIEQSSIESTLAQTVLGLTEQLSRSHQQLVEYQTAFNDFEEVLTAELQSHAEKRAILSISDYIEQSAIESALTQSVLGLTEQLSQSHQQLLASKTTFNDFETALTQELKPHAEKGAILSISDYVEQSAIESALNQSVLGLTEQLSQSHQQLLASKSTFNDFETALTQELKSHAEKGAILSISDYIEQSAIESALNQAVLGLTKQLSQSHQQLVAAKSTFNDFETALTQELKSHAEKGAILSISDYIEQSAIESALNQAVLGLTEQLSQSHQQLVTAKSTFSDFETALTQELQSHTEKKAILSISDYIEQSAVESALTQTILSLTEQLSRSHQQLVEAQTVFNDFDEAVTAELQSHAQNKAILSISDYVEQSAIESALNQAVLGLTEQLSQSHQQLVAAKSTFNEFETALTAELQSHAQNKAILSISDYVEQSAIESALNQAVLGLTEQLSQSRQQLLASKTTFNDFETALTQELQSHAEKKAILSISDYIEQSSVESALNQAVLGLTEQLSQSHQQLVASKTTFNDFDEAVTAELQSHAEKRAILSTSNSVEQSATESTLAKTLLAELKLHLKQMIQGLDIKRLAEVVMEVGKYVKGEKVTGAKVSELFTSVTTDAKVLTFEEKMNIVRQLIRDDKPSILKRLKINPQQSDDNGEHLQFRR
- a CDS encoding type IV secretory system conjugative DNA transfer family protein, whose product is MACKQIQQRLHNRVSLYVGTPKNITSEVINGVRRTCIPEDSTTLYFPEAQRGILVCGGPGSGKSFSMINPLIRSVIDQGLPLALYDFKYASQESADSPSKGQAPILAGYAIERGYQVTVLAPGFAESAVANPIDFLRSNEDSEMARQLAITLNRNFQLGDKDSGNSFFTNAGDQLVQAVFMLAKGTEYPDIMMCQAILGLPKLVKRIEQAENLNFMVREAFAQFVSVAGSPETAASIVGTASGLFSRFMVPSALAAFCGKTNIPLDLKGRQMVIFGMNKEKRDVIAPLLVSILHLLVSRNVANKRTCPMVLGIDELPTLYLPALVDWLNQNARMD